Proteins encoded by one window of Emticicia oligotrophica DSM 17448:
- a CDS encoding glycosyltransferase yields MRISLVVDWLDLYGGAEKVIASFSSNFEFEEVLSMVDIMSESDKNKLFSKKYTIKTSSLQIFGKKFRFLFPLFPYFIRELNVDTKTDLILSSSHTAAKGVKKSTDSQLHICYLQQRNLMYVWEDYERKLFFKGFSKVLSPVLNIIKHFDFRLAQGPDVYIANSKFVQQWVKERYKRDTYLIYPPVDVEKFTLVEDKEDYYVTVGRFAVKKRFDLIIEAFNQTGKKLIIIGDGELMPYLKAIAKENIEFTGFLASDEVSLIIGKARGFVFAALEDFGIAPVEAQACGTPVICFGQGGPAESVIHQETGYLFSEQSVNSIVEAVNQFEKLKFDYAKIRKNAERFSSMRFDLEIKSLVTKLYDNQFSLEKHPKRYEQK; encoded by the coding sequence ATGAGAATATCATTAGTAGTTGATTGGTTAGATCTATACGGAGGTGCTGAAAAAGTGATTGCCTCATTTTCTTCAAATTTTGAATTTGAAGAAGTTTTAAGTATGGTGGATATAATGAGTGAGAGTGACAAGAATAAACTTTTTTCGAAGAAGTACACAATAAAGACCTCTTCTTTACAGATATTTGGAAAAAAGTTTAGGTTTTTATTTCCATTATTTCCTTATTTTATACGTGAACTGAATGTTGATACTAAAACAGATTTAATTTTAAGTTCGTCACATACGGCGGCAAAAGGAGTTAAAAAAAGTACAGATTCTCAGTTACATATTTGTTATTTACAACAAAGAAACCTTATGTATGTTTGGGAGGATTATGAAAGAAAACTTTTTTTCAAAGGATTTTCGAAAGTACTTTCCCCTGTTTTAAATATAATAAAGCATTTTGATTTTAGACTAGCACAAGGGCCTGATGTATATATAGCTAATTCTAAGTTTGTTCAGCAGTGGGTTAAAGAAAGATATAAAAGAGATACATATTTAATCTATCCTCCTGTTGATGTTGAAAAGTTTACATTGGTTGAAGACAAAGAAGATTATTATGTGACGGTTGGAAGATTTGCTGTTAAAAAAAGGTTTGATTTAATTATTGAGGCTTTTAATCAAACGGGGAAAAAGTTAATAATAATAGGTGATGGTGAATTAATGCCCTATTTAAAGGCTATTGCAAAAGAAAATATTGAGTTTACAGGTTTTTTAGCAAGCGATGAAGTTTCTTTGATCATTGGAAAAGCAAGAGGATTTGTTTTTGCGGCATTAGAAGATTTTGGAATTGCTCCTGTAGAAGCTCAAGCTTGCGGAACTCCTGTAATTTGTTTTGGTCAAGGAGGTCCAGCAGAATCAGTAATTCATCAAGAAACAGGGTATTTATTTAGTGAACAGAGTGTCAATTCTATCGTAGAAGCTGTTAATCAATTTGAAAAATTGAAGTTCGACTATGCTAAAATAAGAAAAAATGCAGAACGGTTTAGTTCTATGAGGTTCGATTTAGAAATAAAATCTTTAGTTACAAAATTATATGACAATCAATTTAGCTTAGAAAAACATCCCAAAAGATATGAACAAAAGTAG
- a CDS encoding glycosyltransferase family 4 protein translates to MIVVNCRFLTQNITGVQRFAIEICKNLKKIEPNIVFVAPHNIIHVDIASELNIVVIGKLSGQIWEQIELPIYLKYKNNPLLINLANTAPIFYTNNVITLHDIAYLVYPEAYSKKFLFWYKFMIPKLLRRAKCIFTVSEFSKNEICRFYDIQPERISVVYNAVSSEFTNKKCIDENKRETFFLALSSLSERKNLISLFKAFNIVSEQKHDVKLFVIGDKVSNSFNTLDVSNYITNGKIVFLGRISDEQIVEYYSNALAFIFPSFYEGFGIPPLEAQACNCPIIVSNQSSLPEIFRNSALYCNPYSVQSIADSMLQIFQDQTRDKLIQLGKTNKERFSWESSTTKFHDIIININ, encoded by the coding sequence ATGATAGTAGTTAACTGTAGGTTTCTCACTCAAAATATAACGGGAGTTCAGCGTTTTGCAATTGAGATTTGCAAAAATTTAAAAAAAATAGAACCCAATATAGTTTTTGTAGCTCCGCATAATATAATTCACGTAGATATTGCATCTGAATTAAATATAGTGGTTATAGGCAAACTTAGTGGACAAATTTGGGAGCAAATAGAGCTTCCTATTTATTTAAAATACAAGAATAATCCATTGTTAATAAATTTAGCAAACACTGCCCCAATCTTTTACACCAATAATGTTATAACATTACATGACATTGCATATTTAGTTTATCCTGAAGCTTACTCAAAAAAATTTCTATTTTGGTACAAATTCATGATTCCGAAATTGCTTAGAAGAGCAAAATGCATTTTTACTGTAAGTGAATTTTCAAAAAATGAAATATGCCGATTTTATGATATACAGCCAGAAAGAATAAGTGTTGTTTACAATGCAGTTAGCAGTGAGTTCACGAATAAAAAATGTATTGATGAAAATAAAAGAGAAACATTTTTTTTAGCATTATCTTCTTTAAGTGAGAGGAAAAATCTTATATCCCTTTTTAAGGCTTTTAATATTGTCTCAGAACAGAAACATGATGTAAAACTCTTTGTTATAGGAGATAAGGTTTCTAATAGCTTTAATACATTGGATGTTTCAAATTATATTACAAATGGAAAAATTGTCTTTTTAGGAAGAATATCGGATGAGCAAATTGTTGAATATTATAGCAATGCTTTAGCTTTCATTTTCCCTTCTTTTTATGAAGGATTTGGTATTCCACCTTTAGAAGCTCAAGCTTGTAACTGTCCTATTATAGTTTCAAATCAAAGTTCTTTACCTGAGATATTTAGGAATAGTGCACTTTATTGTAACCCTTACAGTGTACAAAGTATAGCAGATTCAATGTTACAAATATTCCAAGATCAAACCAGAGATAAACTAATTCAATTAGGTAAAACAAATAAAGAGCGATTCTCTTGGGAAAGTAGTACGACCAAATTTCATGATATTATAATTAATATTAACTGA
- a CDS encoding glycosyltransferase family 2 protein, whose translation MNLNPKVSIITATFNSDKTLEKSMLSVLSQSYSNIEYIIIDGQSKDKTVDIIKKYESKINFWSSESDKGIYDAWNKGLNKASGDWILFLGSDDFLVDNCLNNYVAFLESNQVDNCLLVSSKLNLIDSNGNYLRTMGWPWKWDKFQKINMLAHPGALHSKKLFEKYGMFDINYNICGDYELLLRPGEKLNALFFNEITVLMTEGGASYNPKLFFEHRRACINTGNLNKLTANYYFLLQFVKTYIKNAFKKIGINLFLRK comes from the coding sequence ATGAATTTAAATCCAAAAGTATCAATTATAACTGCTACCTTTAATTCAGATAAAACACTTGAAAAGTCCATGCTTAGTGTTTTATCTCAAAGTTACAGTAATATAGAATATATTATTATTGATGGACAATCTAAAGATAAGACAGTAGATATAATAAAAAAATATGAGTCTAAAATTAATTTCTGGTCGTCAGAAAGTGACAAAGGAATATATGATGCTTGGAATAAAGGATTAAATAAAGCTTCAGGTGACTGGATATTATTTTTAGGTTCAGATGATTTTCTTGTAGATAATTGTTTGAATAACTATGTTGCTTTTTTAGAGTCCAATCAAGTAGATAATTGCTTGTTAGTTTCTTCAAAATTAAATTTGATAGATTCAAATGGTAATTATTTAAGAACAATGGGATGGCCTTGGAAATGGGATAAATTTCAAAAAATAAATATGCTTGCTCATCCTGGAGCATTACATTCTAAGAAACTTTTTGAAAAATATGGGATGTTTGATATTAACTATAATATCTGTGGTGATTACGAGTTATTGTTAAGACCTGGTGAAAAGTTAAATGCATTATTTTTTAATGAGATAACTGTATTGATGACTGAGGGTGGAGCAAGTTATAATCCTAAACTCTTTTTTGAGCATAGAAGGGCATGTATAAATACAGGAAACCTTAACAAGCTAACAGCAAATTACTATTTTTTACTTCAGTTTGTTAAGACTTACATTAAGAATGCTTTCAAAAAGATTGGTATTAATTTATTTCTTAGAAAATAA
- a CDS encoding O-antigen ligase family protein, producing MPFDIFTIFLILLHSSALGKIILLKLLMNSCVLYQILKQFNSVSKFCTSKNNKSLIGIMILFLISLVRTSNPSLDFFNILYKFLTNLLMFLYIITIGCKYIRLGTFFEFQNILQKLIIFPFSIFCFINFILYYFQIKLDLDEAISYQEASPALLLANIGINILRVKYPLATGYNSFASVIGLVFMLQILLILFTKFSVIRVICLTLLLITLVPIDSRMSIFIPILISLFVFLFKGSSFSYNRILFSISPFIYFILPVVLSVIMPILLGNVNNLQRGDDESELIRFTIWTVSLNFFLSFEIFQLIGYGEFGHFGSNISLQWANIFSSWTNNNLITTHNSIFAILFDMGYIGLICFMQCNFRIIYLIKKLYSLFRLESIIVGSMLLYCSIVGSTESLMGFYFPNFLLIFFIVSVSFFQLATKVKFD from the coding sequence ATGCCATTTGATATTTTTACCATATTTTTAATTTTATTGCATAGTTCAGCTTTAGGAAAGATAATTCTTCTAAAATTATTAATGAATAGTTGTGTTTTATATCAAATTTTGAAACAATTTAACAGTGTTTCAAAATTTTGTACTAGCAAAAATAATAAAAGTTTAATTGGAATAATGATACTTTTTTTAATATCACTAGTTCGTACTTCAAACCCATCTTTAGATTTTTTTAATATCCTTTATAAATTTTTAACCAATTTATTGATGTTCCTTTACATTATTACAATTGGTTGTAAATACATTAGATTAGGGACTTTTTTTGAGTTTCAAAATATTTTACAAAAATTGATAATTTTTCCTTTTTCAATTTTCTGTTTTATTAACTTTATACTATATTATTTTCAGATAAAATTAGACTTAGACGAAGCAATCAGCTATCAAGAAGCTAGTCCAGCTTTATTATTGGCAAATATTGGAATAAATATTTTAAGGGTAAAGTATCCTCTTGCTACAGGATATAACAGCTTCGCAAGTGTTATTGGTCTTGTTTTTATGTTACAAATATTGTTAATATTATTTACTAAGTTTTCAGTAATCAGAGTAATTTGTCTTACACTTTTACTTATAACTCTTGTGCCCATTGACTCTCGAATGTCAATTTTTATTCCAATTCTTATCTCTTTATTTGTATTTTTATTTAAAGGAAGTAGTTTTTCATACAATAGAATCTTATTTTCAATTAGTCCTTTTATATATTTCATTCTTCCTGTGGTATTATCGGTAATAATGCCAATTCTACTTGGCAATGTTAATAATTTACAAAGAGGGGATGATGAGTCAGAGCTAATCAGGTTTACAATTTGGACTGTGTCCTTAAATTTTTTCTTATCTTTTGAGATATTTCAATTAATAGGATATGGAGAGTTTGGGCATTTTGGCTCAAATATATCACTACAGTGGGCAAATATCTTTTCTTCTTGGACAAATAATAATTTAATTACAACACATAATTCAATTTTTGCAATTCTTTTCGACATGGGTTATATCGGACTTATTTGTTTTATGCAGTGTAATTTCAGAATTATATATCTTATTAAAAAATTATATTCTTTATTTAGACTAGAATCTATTATTGTAGGAAGTATGCTGTTGTATTGTAGTATTGTTGGTAGTACAGAAAGCTTAATGGGTTTTTATTTCCCTAACTTTCTACTAATATTTTTTATAGTTTCTGTTTCTTTTTTTCAGCTTGCAACCAAGGTGAAATTTGATTGA
- a CDS encoding acyltransferase, giving the protein MRFVFLYIVIKFISKLPFHTLRVLLIRALGANIGTSVGLYRGFEIRSPMKLHIGNSSIIGHDCILDARKGLNIGSNVNISSQAIIWTLHHDVQSSDFKEVGAPVVIEDYVWICSRAIILPGVKIGKGAVVASGAVVASNVEAYSIVGGIPAKKIGIRSANLDYDLGKNIAPII; this is encoded by the coding sequence ATGAGATTTGTCTTTTTATATATAGTAATAAAATTTATTTCTAAGCTACCATTTCATACTCTAAGAGTATTATTAATTAGAGCTTTGGGAGCAAATATTGGTACATCTGTTGGTCTTTACAGAGGCTTTGAAATCAGAAGTCCAATGAAATTACACATTGGGAATAGCTCAATCATTGGACATGATTGTATTTTAGATGCTCGTAAAGGTTTAAACATTGGGTCTAATGTAAACATAAGTTCTCAAGCAATTATTTGGACGTTGCATCATGATGTTCAAAGTTCTGATTTTAAAGAGGTTGGTGCCCCAGTAGTTATTGAAGATTATGTATGGATTTGCTCTCGAGCAATAATTCTTCCTGGAGTTAAAATTGGAAAAGGTGCTGTAGTTGCTTCAGGTGCAGTAGTAGCGAGTAATGTAGAAGCTTATTCCATTGTAGGGGGTATACCTGCAAAAAAAATTGGAATAAGAAGTGCAAATTTGGATTATGATTTAGGGAAGAATATCGCCCCAATAATATGA